Proteins from a genomic interval of Osmia bicornis bicornis chromosome 11, iOsmBic2.1, whole genome shotgun sequence:
- the LOC114875152 gene encoding zinc finger homeobox protein 4 isoform X1 — protein sequence MPSSEPHPPQYHLQHHAIPPSHLQQHTSSAIGQHQLYQQLVAAHHQQQQQQQQQQQQQRQQQHGGLFQNSAYTQQKQEMSPEEEGGRGGGSPPAAGAALHQPHHPRTASPPSGTEPCTRDAIPTPTPIADTTTTTTTTTMTMQSQGQQQEQQGPSPSPSPTGGDVEKFDGKIVYNPDGSAYIIEGESELSEDDSLPDGCIVDGRGVSVPHSLVFPQIASAYYVSRLYAHQAYQQQQQQQQQRSTVQQHNPDLPVMHSYRVISYRSAEGSKQPPPPPATPPPPAASVPVKPILMCFICKLSFGYAKSFVAHAQGEHQLTLMEDERQVLSHSTASAIIQAVGRGKQPLVSFLEPVTSSTCPQPSPAQMQSQQQQQRTDSNDHETPTTTSTPASTPGVPSSPQQQQQQQQQRPSSSTPTTPTSHSNHPLAYNHQQTQQHQWTGAQVSAASWAKAPEAVGIHYTSPPPPQSSSTKGSPSSYAALTQQPPNFLTGTTIGVCPEHMQGRPSGVECPKCELILASSRLAGPGGPLAGIHSRNSCKTLKCPKCNWHYKYQETLEIHMKEKHPESETSCIYCIAGQPHPRLARGETYTCGYKPYRCEVCNYSTTTKGNLSIHMQSDKHLNNMQELQQGSGGSTSANNPSSSQDAPMPTRSPHHQQNHSPHITGQVGNQGKPKPTFRCDVCNYETNVARNLRIHMTSEKHTHNMLVLQQNVKHMQTLSALQSHHQQAQHHHQAQQQHQQQLEQLLHLGGLDKPQHAEAALADMAYNQALLIQMMTGGQLPPQLPPEIMGGMASMSAMGNLGGDVGLSPDSMDPPPEPADPDPSHLYHCCVCNNFATDSLEALSHHLGVDRTRTREGEILALVAGHFVCKLCSYKTNLKANFQLHCKTDKHLQRLQHVNHVKEGGPRNEWKLKYLASPTSAPQLRCHACDYYTNSGHKLALHAASPRHEAAALLLRHLLEASANVPSQAKLYHCALCGFSARHRLPLLQHVRSLRHLQMEQLHQLHRRSGIQGNETPHTDIGDVFQVMSDPDVPPTQQPSPSTPTTPNATNVNSERREEGSDCGSEVKQEPDNDQEPEQEAETEQEEVICPYCTYQPTSREELRQHLQVAHVQDSEDKVEAVKEEPAPELLCPLCQDSFKERSALEKHVMQIHSVNADGLQRLLLLVDQSHWLNNNPRNTLTPAATTPTSPTTTTKPVQEEDMSERGMNEEIEEITRCTICGRVCRSLEELQQHHREIHPATTPTLAVSEKHVYKYRCGQCSLAFKTLEKLQQHSQYHAIRDATKCALCGRSFRSVQALQRHLESAHADLHEDELAQYKQSLLHAHPLLLALTEEALRRQGNLSGEQNPEDDTSKADEEESDASDSSPLHKEQRLLEDYLNSQTVAEDSYHDPGRKFKCHRCKVAFTRQSYLTGHNKTLLHRKGEKMSYPMEKYLDPNRPYKCDVCKESFTQKNILLVHYNSVSHLHKLKRAMQEQGNNNTLISVVPPASPTESPDSQQDQDKKPYKCNICKVAYSQGSTLDIHMRSVLHQTRASKLPDLAASGQLDLARPLIEQPPPTSPNSSPVNTSTGNAGSMLSCPRCSALFVNQEQLATHQQLYCIFSNPLALFQQLAASQQLASSAPAKTPPPMSTTPGPQQHMQQTTQHSSQTTQDILSQPRHKTSQMYKHLLESFGFDLVMQFNENHQRRQRKEEEAAAALQAQQQQQKQEQQKQALAAQAAREREEEAEEHTDDDVIPELTRSTCQHCNKEFSSVWVLKAHCEEVHRDLVPREFLEKYAQQFKCEYEKKSVVVTVATSSSTSSGPRSSTPASGQVQDVVSDKEQREKEKDEPAENKDRISKTPEATSTTPATTPALSNTPLSSTDSTTPTVLATNSSLHIQQPQQQQQQQQQQQQAQQPQQQQQQQQQQHAQLTLAQQMTEMQAALNAMAASQLQQQLQQYPGLMMGMMGLPLGLNVPALAAMNLQPPLVPMMLPPPPYDGTATAYPPINAQADLLAKQHLALQQQQAAAANVAASQKRARTRITDEQLKILRAHFDINNSPGEEQILDMAAQSGLPPKVIKHWFRNTLFKERQRNKDSPYNFNNPPSTTLNLEEYEKTGEAKVTPLNSSVSGSSSSDDKSPNKQATPPPPTTINTPQASEIKQEVQEPPPCHIQQQTQHQEEQQHHSPGSSGGQQSRPHSPALSMSSVFSGIHHDVSSHAPSTTSAPSTPMLPPKLAPQNFASPNPGPGGVVPGAIAAIALTPQRSLSPGRGPTDYSFGGSTNGNSSSGSSSGKRANRTRFTDYQIKVLQEFFENNAYPKDDDLEYLSKLLGLSPRVIVVWFQNARQKARKVYENQPAAEPVATGNREGDDGSGRFQRTPGLNYQCKKCLLVFQRYYELIRHQKTHCFKEEDAKRSAQAQAAAAQVAAVLSSEDSNSSSTTTTANPVPSNPTSAPALAEQLQQPLSTTTSPHHQQQTVAQSLQQSQQQTQQQQQQSQSQTESKEGSFQCDKCNLMFGRFEQWREHQLVHIMNPSLFPPAYPPDSPFGILQQQALNATSSVATDTPHPLLAMMQDRKRKYEDFEEGTGGESRSNSEHSEQPKDKRLRTTILPEQLDYLYQKYQVESNPSRKMLETIAREVGLKKRVVQVWFQNTRARERKGQFRAHSQVINKRCPFCPALFKVKSALESHLSSKHADQVARGEVNIDNIPDEELSMESAPSNPSTPNMMPPLFPPFNTDMEASLKKYYEESMKRYISELQAHASNGKQEASNHQTGGNSGETPLDLSKPVDLSRPMKLSLGLSNLLEEQQHGAHFRGGSDCGPLTDLSERSICDDDSMSETTEFLDDESGPASPASSTQSSRQGSASAGTGSTAGPPATGTGSGTGQQSGKRYRTQMSATQVKVMKSLFSDYKTPTMAECEMLGREIGLPKRVVQVWFQNARAKEKKARLAAGLPAEGSAVQPHRGPTGPDECRLCSVRYSAKSPLQEHVFSRRHIESVRVAVEEGSLVPPTPGAPIVPGGNTGPAGIANSPVVGATNQQAAQQQQQQQQSDENMMYGSLFLHPTAMFQPQQQQHPGAAAASTATTTPVAASGLSGSMHGSGLMSLHVEGGSQVQVPRSLMQAFLQQDPNHPGLETVRLPTPPCGSDENGPPQHCREVEIELCLVCRRCGRAYPQESTLLAHQRSCYLGNQQRRGALRLVQSRYACSLCDGNNPARTYTTVSEWRRHSETVQHRTRLDANQERQQQQQQFCNIAGESGGQCGEEVHPLTDEMEDVVNQITLLAARAAAESTTGQSQGNERASQDNNNGPDVKRQKLVQEVAALAGAR from the exons ATGCCCTCCAGTGAGCCTCATCCCCCCCAGTACCACCTTCAGCACCACGCCATTCCTCCCTCGCATCTTCAGCAACAtacgtcgagcgcgatcgggcAACATCAGCTCTACCAGCAGCTGGTGGCGGCCCATCatcagcaacagcaacaacaacaacagcagcagcagcaacagcgaCAGCAGCAACACGGCGGGCTTTTTCAAAATTCCGCGTACACGCAACAGAAGCAGGAGATGAGcccggaggaggaggggggTCGAGGGGGCGGGTCCCCCCCGGCAGCAGGGGCTGCACTACATCAGCCTCATCACCCCCGGACGGCTAGTCCACCCTCAGGCACTGAACCCTGCACCCGAGATGCTATACCAACGCCTACGCCAATCGCGGATACTACCACAACAACAACGACAACTACTATGACAATGCAGTCGCAAGGGCAACAGCAGGAACAACAAGGTCCAAGCCCTAGTCCCAGTCCAACAGGGGGTgatgttgaaaaatttgacGGAAAGATTGTCTATAATCCCGACGGCTCGGCGTATATTATCGAGGGAGAGAGCGAACTTAGCGAGGATGATTCGTTGCCGGACGGTTGTATCGTAGATGGGCGCGGTGTGTCGGTTCCTCATTCTCTGGTATTTCCTCAAATCGCTAGCGCGTACTACGTGTCAAGACTGTACGCGCATCAGGCTTatcagcaacagcagcagcagcagcaacaacgtTCGACGGTGCAGCAGCACAATCCCGATCTTCCCGTGATGCACAGTTATCGAGTGATCAGTTACAGAAGCGCGGAGGGTAGTAAACAACCGCCCCCACCTCCGGCGACCCCTCCACCTCCCGCTGCATCCGTACCCGTCAAACCTATCCTAATGTGCTTCATATGTAAACTGAGTTTTGGTTACGCGAAGAGTTTCGTGGCGCACGCACAGGGTGAGCATCAGCTAACCTTAATGGAGGACGAAAGGCAGGTACTCTCTCATTCAACTGCATCGGCTATCATTCAAGCCGTGGGTAGAGGAAAGCAACCTTTGGTCAGTTTCCTCGAACCCGTGACTAGCTCCACGTGTCCGCAACCATCGCCCGCTCAAATGCAAAgccaacagcaacagcaacgcACCGATTCGAATGATCACGAAACGCCAACGACGACCAGTACACCTGCCAGCACCCCGGGTGTACCGAGCAGTCctcaacaacagcagcagcaacaacagcagaGGCCGTCGTCGAGTACTCCTACGACACCCACGTCTCATTCGAATCATCCTCTCGCGTATAATCATCAGCAGACGCAGCAACATCAGTGGACCGGCGCTCAAGTGAGCGCAGCATCGTGGGCGAAAGCACCGGAAGCCGTTGGCATTCATTACACTTCACCGCCGCCACCGCAGTCTTCGTCGACGAAGGGTTCGCCGTCTTCGTACGCCGCTCTAACTCAGCAACCACCGAATTTTCTGACTGGCACGACCATCGGCGTTTGTCCGGAGCACATGCAAGGTAGGCCGAGCGGGGTCGAGTGTCCGAAGTGCGAGCTTATACTGGCTAGCAGTAGATTAGCCGGTCCCGGTGGTCCGCTAGCTGGTATTCATAGTCGGAACTCCTGCAAAACCCTGAAATGTCCTAAATGTAATTGGCACTACAAGTACCAAGAAACTCTGGAAATACACATGAAAGAGAAACATCCGGAGAGCGAAACCTCTTGCATTTACTGTATCGCTGGTCAACCGCATCCTAGATTAGCGCGCGGCGAAACGTACACGTGCGGATACAAACCGTACAGGTGCGAGGTATGCAACTATTCCACCACGACGAAAGGGAATCTCAGTATTCATATGCAAAGTGACAAGCATTTAAACAACATGCAGGAGCTTCAGCAGGGTAGCGGCGGCAGTACGAGCGCGAACAATCCATCGTCGTCGCAAGACGCGCCGATGCCGACGAGAAGTCCGCATCATCAACAAAATCATAGCCCTCATATCACTGGCCAGGTCGGTAATCAAGGTAAACCGAAACCGACGTTTCGTTGCGACGTGTGCAACTACGAGACGAACGTCGCTCGAAATTTAAGGATACACATGACCAGCGAGAAACATACGCACAATATGCTGGTTCTCCAACAGAACGTGAAACATATGCAGACGTTGTCCGCGCTACAGTCTCATCATCAGCAGGCTCAACACCATCATCAAGCGCAACAACAGCATCAGCAGCAACTCGAGCAGCTGCTTCATCTGGGCGGTTTGGACAAGCCGCAACACGCGGAAGCGGCATTGGCTGATATGGCTTACAATCAGGCTTTATTGATCCAAATGATGACCGGGGGTCAGTTACCACCTCAACTTCCACCAGAGATTATGGGCGGTATGGCGAGTATGAGCGCGATGGGCAACCTTGGCGGAGACGTTGGTCTATCGCCGGACAGCATGGATCCACCACCGGAACCAGCGGATCCCGATCCGTCTCATCTCTATCACTGCTGCGTTTGTAATAATTTCGCGACCGATTCGTTGGAAGCTTTGAGCCATCACCTGGGCGTCGACAGGACCAGAACGCGGGAGGGGGAGATCCTCGCCCTGGTGGCTGGCCACTTCGTTTGTAAACTTTGTTCCTATAAAACTAACTTAAAAGCGAACTTTCAACTTCACTGCAAAACCGATAAGCACCTCCAACGTCTGCAGCACGTGAATCACGTGAAAGAGGGTGGGCCTAGAAACGAGTGGAAACTCAAGTACTTAGCCTCACCCACTAGCGCCCCGCAATTACGCTGTCACGCATGCGATTATTACACGAATAGCGGCCATAAATTGGCCTTGCACGCTGCATCGCCCAGACACGAAGCCGCGGCTCTACTTCTTCGTCACCTGTTAGAGGCGAGCGCCAATGTACCGTCTCAGGCGAAATTGTATCATTGCGCGCTGTGCGGGTTCAGCGCGAGACACCGATTGCCGCTTCTGCAGCATGTCCGATCGTTGAGACATCTTCAAATGGAACAGTTGCATCAGTTACATCGGCGAAGCGGCATTCAAGGAAACGAAACCCCTCATACCGACATCGGTGACGTTTTTCAAGTGATGAGCGATCCTGATGTACCACCCACGCAACAACCAAGTCCTTCTACACCGACTACTCCGAACGCTACTAACGTCAATAGTG AACGCCGCGAGGAGGGTAGCGATTGCGGTAGCGAGGTGAAGCAGGAACCGGACAACGATCAAGAACCGGAACAAGAAGCCGAGACCGAACAGGAGGAAGTCATCTGTCCGTATTGCACTTATCAGCCGACATCACGCGAAGAATTGAGACAGCATTTGCAAGTGGCTCATGTTCAAGACTCGGAGGACAAAGTAGAGGCTGTTAAGGAAGAACCAGCTCCGGAATTGTTGTGCCCGTTGTGTCAGGATAGCTTCAAAGAGCGTTCCGCTTTGGAGAAACACGTGATGCAAATTCATTCGGTGAACGCCGACGGTTTGCAGCGGTTGTTGCTTCTGGTAGATCAGAGCCACTGGTTGAACAACAATCCGCGAAACACTTTAACCCCGGCAGCGACTACGCCAACGTCACCGACCACCACCACCAAGCCGGTACAGGAAGAAGATATGAGCGAGCGCGGCATGAACGAGGAGATAGAGGAGATTACCAGATGCACTATTTGCGGACGCGTGTGTCGCTCTTTGGAGGAGTTGCAACAACATCACAGGGAGATCCATCCGGCCACTACGCCTACGTTGGCGGTCAGCGAGAAACACGTTTACAAGTATCGGTGCGGACAGTGCAGCCTCGCGTTCAAGACCTTGGAGAAACTGCAGCAACACTCGCAGTATCACGCGATCAGGGATGCGACGAAATGCGCGCTTTGCGGCCGATCCTTTCGTTCGGTTCAAGCGCTTCAGAGACATCTTGAATCGGCTCACGCGGATCTCCACGAGGACGAGTTGGCTCAATACAAGCAGAGCCTGCTGCACGCTCATCCGTTGCTTTTAGCGCTCACCGAGGAAGCTCTGCGTAGACAAGGCAACTTGAGCGGGGAACAGAACCCGGAGGACGATACCAGCAAGGCGGACGAGGAAGAGAGTGACGCGAGCGATTCATCGCCTCTGCACAAGGAACAACGTCTCTTGGAGGATTATCTGAACAGCCAAACGGTTGCCGAGGATTCTTACCACGATCCGGGCAGAAAGTTCAAATGTCATCGTTGCAAGGTAGCCTTCACGCGGCAGAGTTATTTGACCGGGCACAATAAGACCCTGTTGCATCGCAAAGGGGAGAAGATGTCTTATCCGATGGAGAAGTATTTGGATCCGAATAGACCATACAAATGTGACGTTTGTAAGGAGAGTTTCACTCAGAAAAATATACTGCTCGTTCATTATAATAGCGTTAGCCATTTGCACAAGTTGAAGAGAGCCATGCAAGAGCAGGGTAACAACAACACTCTGATCTCGGTTGTACCTCCTGCCAGTCCGACGGAATCGCCGGACTCTCAGCAGGACCAGGACAAGAAGCCTTACAAATGTAACATTTGTAAGGTCGCGTATTCGCAAGGTAGCACTTTGGATATTCACATGAGAAGCGTGCTCCATCAGACGAGGGCTAGCAAACTGCCAGATCTCGCGGCTAGCGGGCAATTGGATCTTGCTCGTCCGCTAATCGAACAACCACCTCCAACCAGTCCGAACAGTTCACCAGTTAACACCAGCACTGGTAACGCAGGCTCCATGTTATCCTGTCCGCGATGCAGCGCTCTGTTCGTGAACCAAGAACAACTGGCCACGCATCAGCAACTCTACTGTATCTTCAGCAATCCGTTGGCGTTGTTTCAACAATTGGCAGCCTCGCAACAGCTCGCTTCATCGGCCCCCGCTAAAACCCCACCGCCTATGTCTACCACTCCAGGCCCGCAGCAACACATGCAACAAACTACTCAGCACTCTTCGCAGACGACGCAGGATATACTATCGCAGCCGCGGCACAAAACGTCGCAGATGTATAAGCATCTGTTGGAGAGTTTCGGATTCGACCTGGTGATGCAGTTCAACGAGAATCATCAGAGACGTCAACGGAAGGAGGAGGAGGCCGCGGCTGCGCTTCAGGctcagcagcaacagcagaaGCAGGAACAACAGAAGCAAGCTCTTGCCGCTCAAGCTGCGCGCGAAAGGGAAGAAGAAGCTGAAGAGCATACCGACGACGATGTGATACCAGAATTAACTAGGAGCACTTGCCAGCATTGTAACAAGGAGTTTAGTAGCGTGTGGGTCCTCAAGGCCCACTGCGAGGAGGTACATCGTGATCTGGTACCGCGAGAGTTTTTGGAAAAGTATGCTCAACAATTCAAATGCGAATACGAAAAGAAAAGCGTCGTGGTGACAGTTGCGACATCTTCGTCTACATCTTCCGGGCCAAGGAGCTCGACACCCGCCTCCGGCCAGGTACAGGACGTTGTTTCGGACAAGGAACAAcgcgagaaagagaaggatgaACCTGCTGAGAACAAAGATCGCATCAGCAAGACTCCGGAAGCCACATCAACCACTCCAGCAACAACTCCGGCGTTAAGTAATACACCATTGTCGAGCACGGATTCAACGACTCCTACCGTACTGGCAACAAATTCATCGCTTCATATTCAACAAccgcaacaacaacagcagcaacagcaacagcagcaacaggcGCAACAGCctcaacagcaacagcaacagcagcagcagcaacacgCTCAGTTAACTCTGGCTCAACAAATGACTGAAATGCAGGCTGCTTTGAATGCAATGGCTGCATCTCAACTGCAGCAGCAACTGCAACAGTATCCTGGACTGATGATGGGTATGATGGGTCTACCTCTTGGATTAAACGTACCTGCTTTAGCTGCCATGAACCTTCAGCCACCGCTAGTACCAATGATGTTACCACCACCTCCGTACGATGGAACGGCCACCGCGTATCCGCCTATCAATGCTCAGGCTGATCTTCTCGCTAAGCAACATCTCGCCCTGCAGCAACAACAAGCAGCTGCC GCTAACGTAGCTGCTTCACAGAAACGAGCTCGAACTCGCATCACGGATGAACAGCTAAAAATATTGCGAGCACATTTCGATATTAACAATTCCCCCGGTGAAGAACAGATTCTAGACATGGCAGCGCAAAGCGGATTACCGCCGAAAGTGATTAAACACTGGTTTCGAAACACGTTGTTTAAAGAACGTCAACGCAACAAAGATAGCCCTTACAACTTTAACAATCCTCCGAGCACCACGTTAAACCTCGAAGAATACGAAAAGACCGGGGAGGCGAAAGTTACTCCGTTAAATTCTAGCGTGTCTGGAAGCAGTTCCTCCGACGACAAAAGTCCTAACAAACAAGCAACACCTCCGCCGCCGACGACAATTAATACACCACAGGCTAGCGAGATAAAGCAAGAGGTTCAGGAACCACCGCCGTGTCACATTCAGCAGCAAACGCAACATCAGGAAGAGCAGCAGCATCACTCGCCAGGAAGTTCGGGTGGACAGCAGTCTAGGCCACATTCACCGGCCCTCAGCATGAGCTCGGTTTTTTCCGGGATTCATCATGACGTTTCATCGCACGCTCCATCGACGACCAGCGCGCCGAGCACGCCGATGCTACCGCCGAAATTAGCGCCACAAAATTTCGCCAGTCCGAATCCCGGACCAGGTGGCGTTGTACCGGGCGCCATCGCGGCGATTGCATTGACACCTCAGAGATCCCTGAGCCCCGGGCGTGGGCCGACCGATTACTCTTTCGGGGGTAGTACCAATGGCAACAGTTCTTCCGGCAGCAGCTCGGGCAAACGGGCGAACCGAACAAGATTCACCGACTATCAGATCAAAGTTCTTCAAGAGTTCTTCGAAAACAACGCCTACCCGAAGGACGACGATTTAGAATACTTAAGCAAGCTTCTCGGATTGAGTCCGCGCGTGATCGTGGTTTGGTTCCAAAACGCCAGGCAGAAGGCTCGCAAGGTATACGAGAATCAACCGGCCGCCGAACCAGTGGCAACGGGCAACCGCGAGGGCGACGATGGTTCGGGTCGCTTTCAACGAACGCCAGGCTTAAACTATCAATGCAAAAAGTGTTTGTTAGTATTTCAGAGATACTACGAGCTAATCCGTCATCAGAAGACGCACTGTTTCAAGGAGGAGGACGCGAAGAGAAGCGCCCAAGCGCAGGCTGCCGCGGCTCAAGTGGCCGCGGTTTTGAGTTCCGAAGATAGCAACAGCAGCTCTACGACCACCACCGCGAATCCTGTGCCCAGTAATCCTACCAGTGCGCCTGCACTCGCGGAACAACTTCAGCAACCGTTGAGCACCACCACGTCGCCTCATCATCAGCAACAGACGGTGGCTCAGTCTCTTCAGCAGTCTCAACAACAGacgcagcaacagcaacaacagtCGCAGTCGCAGACCGAGTCGAAGGAAGGTAGCTTTCAGTGCGACAAATGCAATCTGATGTTCGGTCGATTTGAACAATGGCGAGAACATCAGCTGGTACATATCATGAACCCGTCCTTATTCCCACCGGCGTATCCGCCAGACTCACCTTTCGGAATCCTTCAACAGCAAGCACTGAACGCTACCTCTAGCGTGGCGACCGATACTCCTCATCCCCTTCTCGCGATGATGCAAGATAGGAAGAGGAAGTACGAAGATTTCGAGGAGGGTACAGGGGGCGAATCTCGATCGAATTCCGAGCACAGCGAACAGCCGAAAGACAAACGTTTGAGAACGACCATACTTCCGGAACAGTTGGATTATTTGTATCAAAAGTATCAAGTCGAGTCGAATCCATCGAGAAAAATGCTGGAGACTATAGCGCGCGAGGTCGGTCTGAAGAAGCGGGTAGTTCAAGTGTGGTTCCAAAATACCCGTGCGCGCGAACGGAAGGGTCAGTTTCGAGCGCACAGCCAAGTGATCAATAAACGTTGCCCGTTTTGCCCGGCGTTGTTTAAAGTAAAATCCGCTTTAGAATCGCATCTCAGTAGCAAGCACGCCGATCAGGTTGCCCGGGGCGAGGTGAATATAGATAACATCCCCGACGAGGAACTGTCGATGGAGTCAGCGCCCTCGAATCCAAGCACGCCGAACATGATGCCGCCGTTGTTTCCACCCTTCAACACCGACATGGAAGCATCGTTAAAGAAGTATTACGAAGAATCGATGAAACGGTACATCAGCGAACTGCAAGCCCACGCGAGTAATGGTAAACAGGAGGCATCGAATCATCAGACTGGCGGTAACAGCGGGGAAACTCCTTTGGATTTGAGCAAACCGGTCGATCTTAGCCGCCCGATGAAACTGAGTCTCGGATTGAGCAATCTATTGGAAGAACAACAGCATGGCGCGCATTTCCGCGGTGGTAGCGACTGCGGACCGTTGACCGATCTCTCCGAACGAAGTATTTGCGACGACGACAGTATGAGCGAAACGACGGAATTTCTAGACGACGAGAGTGGACCGGCGAGTCCGGCATCGAGTACGCAGAGCTCGAGGCAGGGATCTGCTTCGGCTGGTACCGGAAGTACCGCGGGTCCGCCGGCGACCGGTACCGGTAGCGGGACCGGCCAACAAAGCGGCAAGAGATATCGCACTCAGATGTCAGCTACTCAAGTGAAGGTGATGAAGTCACTGTTCTCGGATTACAAGACACCGACGATGGCCGAGTGCGAGATGCTCGGCCGCGAAATTGGTCTGCCAAAGCGTGTGGTTCAG GTCTGGTTCCAGAATGCCCGTGCAAAGGAGAAAAAAGCTAGACTGGCGGCAGGTTTGCCAGCCGAGGGCTCAGCAGTCCAACCGCATCGTGGACCGACTGGGCCCGACGAATGTAGACTCTGCTCAGTCCGATACTCGGCTAAGTCGCCGCTTCAGGAACACGTTTTCTCGCGACGGCACATCGAGTCGGTGCGTGTCGCCGTCGAGGAAGGCAGCCTCGTGCCACCAACACCCGGCGCACCGATCGTTCCTGGTGGTAACACTGGCCCAGCAGGGATCGCCAATTCGCCGGTGGTCGGAGCCACTAATCAGCAAGCTGcccagcagcagcagcagcagcagcaatcGGACGAAAACATGATGTACGGATCCTTGTTCCTCCATCCTACGGCGATGTTCCAGccacagcaacaacaacaccCGGGTGCCGCAGCGGCTAGCACCGCTACCACTACGCCCG